From the genome of Spirosomataceae bacterium TFI 002, one region includes:
- a CDS encoding Arylsulfatase A, whose amino-acid sequence MKKLLFLFCLVGFISKAQKPNIIFILTDDMGYGDLSYMGSPVNHTPNIDKLSRMGTVYNRAYAGSAVCTPSRACLLTGKFPLRYDIQWAFTDNDEFLPVEEFNLSKALKKKDYTTAHIGKWHLGGVRIKDFEARQAGKKANPGPHEQGFDHYLVNIEDPIVRKDLIRNRLLYREGGKTMVRNDVKAPHQVGNWETIKVDEAINFMSSTKKPFFLNLWFDTPHTPYEPIEPFVEEFEKLGATGDQLLYRSMIKHLDLQIGRITAYLEENNLLENTLIIFSSDNGAAFQSSSGPFIGHKTDLHNGGIRVPFFVVWEGKIPRNGYSYQQLHFADILPSICDGLNIETPTNLDGQSLWSQWTGKPIIAHETMFWQIDNVNAGYQGLGKRPQPSATYAAQKGNWKLLANEKEPLALYDIENEYREGNNQIEKNKEIADQLWKELSVFINAPRRGWKSVVGKI is encoded by the coding sequence ATGAAGAAACTCCTTTTTCTTTTCTGCTTAGTAGGTTTTATATCGAAAGCCCAGAAGCCAAACATCATTTTCATCCTAACTGATGATATGGGCTATGGCGACCTTTCATACATGGGAAGTCCAGTAAATCATACGCCAAACATTGATAAACTTTCTAGAATGGGCACGGTTTACAATCGTGCCTATGCTGGATCAGCTGTTTGCACTCCTTCACGAGCTTGTCTACTTACTGGAAAATTCCCACTTCGTTATGACATCCAATGGGCATTCACCGATAATGATGAGTTCTTACCAGTAGAAGAATTTAATCTTTCAAAGGCCCTAAAGAAAAAAGACTATACCACCGCACATATAGGTAAGTGGCACCTAGGAGGTGTCAGAATAAAAGACTTTGAAGCAAGACAAGCTGGCAAAAAAGCTAACCCAGGACCGCACGAACAGGGTTTTGATCATTACTTAGTTAACATTGAAGACCCCATCGTGCGAAAAGACCTCATTCGTAACAGGTTACTTTACCGCGAAGGAGGCAAAACCATGGTTCGAAATGACGTCAAAGCACCTCATCAAGTAGGCAATTGGGAAACCATAAAAGTAGATGAAGCCATCAACTTTATGAGTTCAACCAAGAAACCATTTTTCTTGAATTTATGGTTTGATACCCCTCATACCCCTTATGAGCCCATTGAGCCATTTGTTGAAGAGTTTGAGAAACTAGGAGCAACAGGCGATCAACTGCTATATAGGTCAATGATAAAGCATTTAGACCTTCAAATAGGGCGAATCACGGCATACTTAGAAGAAAACAACCTTTTGGAAAACACCCTAATTATTTTTAGCTCAGATAATGGTGCTGCTTTTCAAAGCTCATCTGGGCCATTTATTGGACACAAAACCGACCTTCATAATGGTGGCATAAGAGTTCCTTTCTTTGTCGTGTGGGAAGGCAAAATTCCTCGAAATGGCTACAGCTACCAACAACTTCATTTTGCCGATATCTTACCGAGTATATGTGATGGACTGAATATTGAAACTCCCACAAATCTTGATGGTCAAAGCCTATGGTCACAATGGACAGGGAAGCCTATCATTGCACACGAAACTATGTTTTGGCAAATAGACAATGTAAATGCTGGTTATCAAGGTTTGGGGAAAAGACCACAGCCATCTGCTACCTATGCCGCCCAAAAAGGTAATTGGAAACTATTGGCAAATGAAAAGGAACCATTAGCACTCTATGACATTGAAAATGAATACCGTGAAGGAAATAACCAAATTGAAAAAAATAAGGAAATAGCTGATCAACTTTGGAAAGAACTTTCTGTTTTTATCAATGCTCCTAGACGTGGGTGGAAATCAGTTGTTGGCAAGATATAG